The following are encoded in a window of Roseimicrobium gellanilyticum genomic DNA:
- a CDS encoding glycosyltransferase: MTAKILLVIPCYNESGRIGPFLSELCALAEPLGSTSILVVEDGSSPEEQDRLRELVNATRMKYPFVREPLLLSSNLGKGGAVYAGWLAHQSEEWLGFVDADGACSASETVRLARLLIGGQTSVDAIFASRIQMLGHRIQRHLHRHIIGRIYATIVSILLDIPVHDSQCGLKFIRRSAYARVFPTLEVKDFGFDIELMAALTDSGAIIEEMPIDWHEVRGGKLRLFRDALCMLGDVLQVRRRRRMASWLAHLKGSTGAHLEGTSLSRKQGLPPSRNV, from the coding sequence GTGACCGCAAAGATTCTTCTGGTCATCCCGTGCTACAACGAGAGCGGACGCATCGGGCCGTTTCTTTCGGAACTTTGCGCGCTCGCAGAGCCCTTGGGGAGTACCTCCATCCTGGTGGTAGAGGACGGATCCAGCCCCGAGGAACAAGACCGTCTTCGGGAACTGGTGAATGCGACCCGGATGAAATACCCGTTCGTCAGGGAACCTCTGCTGCTCTCCTCCAACTTGGGGAAGGGTGGCGCTGTGTATGCTGGCTGGCTGGCGCATCAGAGCGAGGAATGGCTGGGCTTTGTGGATGCAGACGGCGCTTGCTCAGCCTCCGAAACAGTCCGGCTCGCCCGCCTGCTGATTGGGGGCCAGACTTCAGTAGATGCCATTTTCGCCAGCCGGATTCAGATGCTCGGGCATCGCATTCAACGGCATCTGCACAGGCACATTATTGGCCGCATTTATGCCACCATCGTGTCCATCCTTCTCGACATCCCCGTGCATGACAGCCAATGCGGCCTCAAGTTCATCCGGAGAAGCGCATATGCCCGTGTCTTTCCCACCCTTGAGGTAAAGGACTTTGGCTTCGACATTGAGTTGATGGCTGCCCTGACCGACTCGGGCGCCATCATTGAAGAGATGCCCATCGACTGGCATGAGGTCCGGGGAGGGAAGCTGCGGCTTTTCCGCGATGCACTTTGCATGCTCGGCGATGTGCTGCAGGTCCGTCGCCGGAGGCGTATGGCCTCGTGGCTTGCCCACCTGAAGGGCAGTACCGGGGCCCATCTCGAAGGGACATCCCTCTCGCGCAAACAGGGATTGCCCCCCTCCCGGAATGTCTGA
- a CDS encoding FkbM family methyltransferase has product MTFAEFVYTVILAPRPLKQAANWLLLKIIPKRVKIGSAEICLDPADPVISGAVTFGVYERDELKFFQEHCLPGMVVVDIGANVGIYTALALQLTSPAGTVVSIEPNPHSRAFLEQTIACNVDGTDTSRKRSHICSCAASDREGSASLHLNLGNKGDNRLYASSLSSTEIPITVRPLDSILSDLGIHEVNLVKIDVQGCEPMVIAGGLETIRRSPDVLIVSEFWPEGIKSAGRDALEYLHQLSSLGLALFTLASRGLSPLPVEGFSKLIANLPSRQYTNIVAAKGEPLVRISNAVS; this is encoded by the coding sequence ATGACTTTCGCGGAATTCGTCTACACCGTGATTCTGGCTCCGCGCCCCCTGAAGCAGGCAGCGAATTGGTTGCTGCTGAAAATCATCCCCAAGCGGGTCAAAATCGGTTCCGCGGAGATCTGTCTGGATCCCGCGGATCCTGTCATCTCGGGAGCCGTGACTTTTGGGGTCTATGAAAGGGATGAGTTGAAGTTTTTTCAAGAACACTGCCTGCCAGGGATGGTAGTCGTGGATATCGGTGCCAATGTTGGCATCTACACGGCGCTGGCCCTCCAGCTTACCTCCCCCGCAGGCACAGTAGTCAGCATCGAGCCCAATCCACACAGCCGTGCATTTCTCGAGCAGACCATCGCCTGCAATGTGGACGGGACAGATACCAGCAGAAAAAGGAGTCACATCTGCTCATGCGCTGCGTCTGACCGCGAAGGCAGTGCCAGTTTGCACCTCAACCTTGGAAACAAAGGAGACAACAGGCTCTACGCCTCCTCCCTTTCCTCCACGGAAATTCCAATCACGGTCAGACCGCTGGACTCTATTCTCAGTGATTTGGGAATCCATGAGGTGAACCTGGTGAAAATAGACGTGCAAGGTTGCGAGCCCATGGTCATCGCGGGTGGCCTTGAAACGATCCGTCGTTCTCCGGACGTGCTGATTGTCTCGGAGTTCTGGCCCGAAGGGATCAAGTCGGCAGGCCGGGATGCCCTGGAGTATTTGCACCAACTCTCCTCACTTGGCCTCGCACTATTCACTCTGGCAAGCCGTGGCCTGTCCCCGCTTCCTGTCGAGGGTTTTTCGAAGCTCATTGCCAACCTTCCCAGCAGGCAGTACACGAACATCGTCGCAGCCAAGGGAGAACCGCTCGTCCGAATTTCAAACGCCGTATCCTGA
- a CDS encoding glycosyltransferase family 2 protein → MDLSQITPLIITYNEEANIGRVLAKLTWAKDIVIIDSGSTDKTLELVAGHPQARVLTRKFDSFASQCNFGLTQIRTPWVLSLDADYLVGDGFEAEVDQLDENVSGYRANFCYCIYGKALRGTLYPPRVVLYQTARASYEPDGHGHRVKVSGELHWLSSIIYHDDRKPLQRWLGSQLVYAEQEAEHLLRPPASGLNFADRLRLRIFVAPPLVFLYTLLWKGLLLDGFAGWHYVFQRTLAELMLSLKILDRKLRGS, encoded by the coding sequence ATGGACCTTTCCCAAATCACCCCGCTCATCATCACTTACAATGAGGAAGCCAATATAGGCCGGGTACTGGCGAAGCTCACGTGGGCCAAAGACATCGTCATTATCGACAGCGGCAGCACGGACAAAACTCTGGAGTTGGTGGCAGGGCACCCTCAAGCGCGCGTCCTCACCCGGAAGTTCGACTCATTTGCATCGCAATGTAACTTCGGCCTGACCCAAATCAGGACCCCATGGGTCCTTTCCCTGGACGCCGACTATCTCGTCGGAGATGGCTTCGAAGCTGAAGTCGACCAGCTTGATGAAAATGTGTCCGGCTACCGGGCCAATTTCTGCTACTGCATTTATGGCAAGGCCCTTCGCGGCACGTTGTATCCGCCTAGAGTGGTATTGTATCAGACCGCTAGAGCCAGCTATGAGCCTGACGGTCACGGACATCGAGTGAAGGTCTCTGGAGAACTGCACTGGCTGAGCAGCATCATTTACCACGATGACCGCAAGCCGCTGCAGCGGTGGCTGGGGTCTCAACTTGTGTACGCGGAACAGGAGGCAGAGCATCTGCTCCGCCCGCCGGCGTCCGGCCTGAATTTCGCAGACCGCCTTAGACTTCGCATCTTTGTGGCTCCCCCCCTGGTTTTTCTATACACCCTTCTGTGGAAAGGCTTGCTGCTTGATGGCTTTGCCGGCTGGCATTACGTATTTCAACGGACGCTTGCCGAGTTGATGCTTTCGCTGAAAATTCTGGATAGGAAATTACGCGGAAGTTGA
- a CDS encoding glycosyltransferase — MKEILHVSPVMPVDERHIEFALDAAGVRGSLVTSWLPKAWEHVALQRARRQNLFTRRAPLQLIQRRLVRQFVPDMLRSYKLATGHPPIPCHDELFRRVDTASSKLVSEQTSAVIGRELGSLKSFTHAKEAGATNIYHLPTPHHETVRTILKRESAVYGDICKSTFDPREFDPERVENKLEELRLSDHIWCPSAFVKNSLVESGLSEDRISVIPYGGESEWLMRPRPQPDGSFLLVGNISARKGAHRLLHAWKKLKAHRTNRLVFIGPMHLSSHFLQDYKGVYEHLPRMPRSKLALHYLRASSLVLPALAEGFALVILEALSCGAPVLASRNSGAVGFLNDDEARFFDAGEDEPLLTALDWALTHPGELEEMGRAGRKRVATWSWDMFENAVLQQIRRLNIA; from the coding sequence ATGAAAGAAATCTTACATGTGTCCCCTGTCATGCCCGTGGATGAGAGGCACATTGAGTTCGCGCTTGATGCAGCCGGAGTCCGCGGCTCTCTGGTTACAAGCTGGCTGCCCAAGGCGTGGGAGCATGTCGCTCTGCAACGAGCTCGTCGTCAGAATTTGTTCACTCGCCGCGCTCCGTTACAATTGATCCAGCGTCGCTTGGTCCGCCAGTTCGTTCCGGACATGCTCCGCAGCTACAAGCTAGCGACCGGACATCCTCCCATTCCGTGCCATGACGAACTGTTTCGCCGGGTCGATACCGCTTCATCGAAATTGGTCTCCGAGCAAACCTCGGCGGTCATCGGGCGCGAACTGGGCAGCCTCAAGTCATTCACACACGCCAAGGAGGCTGGAGCGACCAATATCTATCATCTGCCCACGCCGCACCACGAAACCGTCCGCACCATCCTGAAGCGTGAGAGTGCTGTCTATGGGGACATCTGCAAGTCCACGTTCGATCCCAGGGAATTCGACCCCGAACGTGTTGAAAACAAACTGGAAGAACTCCGGCTTTCAGATCACATCTGGTGTCCCTCGGCATTTGTAAAAAACTCACTCGTAGAGTCAGGCCTCAGTGAAGATCGCATCTCGGTCATCCCCTATGGCGGCGAAAGCGAGTGGCTCATGAGGCCACGCCCCCAGCCGGACGGCTCCTTCCTGTTGGTTGGCAACATTTCCGCGAGGAAAGGGGCGCACCGTCTTCTCCACGCCTGGAAAAAGCTGAAGGCACATCGGACCAACCGGCTGGTATTCATCGGCCCGATGCACCTGTCCAGTCACTTCTTGCAAGACTACAAAGGGGTATACGAGCATCTTCCCCGGATGCCGAGGTCCAAGCTGGCGCTTCACTATCTGCGGGCATCCAGCCTTGTCCTGCCTGCGCTGGCGGAAGGCTTCGCGCTGGTGATTCTCGAAGCGCTAAGCTGCGGAGCTCCCGTACTGGCGAGCCGAAATAGCGGCGCCGTGGGCTTCTTGAATGACGATGAGGCAAGATTCTTCGATGCCGGGGAGGATGAACCCTTGCTTACGGCGCTTGACTGGGCACTCACTCATCCCGGAGAATTGGAAGAGATGGGACGGGCCGGACGTAAACGGGTGGCCACATGGTCCTGGGACATGTTTGAAAATGCCGTGCTACAACAAATTCGCAGACTGAACATAGCGTGA
- a CDS encoding oligosaccharide repeat unit polymerase, whose amino-acid sequence MLRSPHRALTPQAAPRHLKQPERRVHMDGRQPDQSDPGFYPMLGVIGTFTGTIMAMATVPSNPQKEGVLFIPGVLMALGLAIGPFLAFLRNPRNALRTENIIGMAAIYWLFMDLVTAVYDLPTVNRDAVRMSFASSGCFVIMFWLATMRKPWRLPKAFMASCSLRPEVSIILPITSICFVLSMLAYAIPCNFDVNLMLKSLLGNRFAAPWNREALGGWNAFVDHLIYFGYLLPTLATMLVRRKGLMHPASVVGILFAAIFLIFLMHSGSRRIIGVCLGSAVTYWVLDREHVRIWQLSASAFAVAFVLWLMQTMLVFRTVGVGEIGASNAAYIAWKSMSGDSVAGGAPKGLAVDDNFYRLAQIHSIVPEHHPYVYGKYIFYVLVRPIPRVFWENKPIDGGFQLQEFDAKGASLSVSIVGEAWLSWGPYAILITGWVFGRMARMNSPLFDASSGTIGPMFYGYTTMMLFVGWRSLQEILLFSYALLGWIFATWLYAKIRGRGFDQA is encoded by the coding sequence ATGCTTCGTTCACCCCATCGCGCTCTAACACCACAAGCTGCTCCGCGTCATCTCAAGCAGCCTGAGCGGCGCGTGCATATGGATGGACGTCAGCCTGACCAGTCTGACCCTGGCTTCTACCCAATGCTTGGTGTCATTGGGACGTTTACCGGCACGATTATGGCGATGGCAACCGTGCCATCCAATCCCCAAAAAGAGGGCGTGCTGTTCATCCCGGGCGTCTTGATGGCCTTGGGTTTGGCTATAGGGCCTTTTCTGGCATTTCTGCGGAACCCACGCAATGCCCTGCGCACGGAAAACATCATTGGCATGGCGGCGATCTACTGGCTGTTCATGGACCTGGTGACTGCCGTCTATGACCTCCCCACTGTCAACCGGGACGCAGTCAGGATGTCTTTCGCTTCCTCAGGCTGTTTTGTGATCATGTTCTGGTTGGCCACCATGAGGAAGCCCTGGCGGCTGCCCAAGGCCTTTATGGCGAGCTGCTCGTTGCGTCCCGAGGTGTCGATCATTTTGCCTATCACGAGCATCTGCTTTGTGCTGTCGATGCTCGCCTATGCGATTCCCTGCAACTTTGACGTCAATCTGATGCTCAAGAGTTTGCTGGGCAACCGGTTTGCGGCCCCGTGGAATCGCGAAGCGCTGGGAGGATGGAATGCCTTCGTGGATCACTTGATCTACTTCGGCTACCTGCTTCCCACTTTGGCTACGATGCTTGTGCGCCGCAAAGGATTGATGCATCCCGCGTCTGTCGTGGGCATCCTTTTCGCCGCGATTTTCCTTATCTTTCTAATGCACTCGGGTTCTCGCCGCATCATCGGCGTGTGTTTGGGTTCAGCAGTGACATACTGGGTCTTGGATCGCGAACACGTTCGTATCTGGCAGTTGTCCGCATCGGCGTTCGCCGTTGCCTTTGTGCTCTGGCTCATGCAGACGATGTTGGTATTCCGGACCGTGGGCGTCGGTGAGATCGGCGCTTCCAATGCCGCCTACATTGCATGGAAGTCCATGAGCGGAGACTCCGTCGCCGGCGGCGCACCCAAGGGTCTTGCCGTTGACGACAACTTTTACAGACTTGCGCAGATCCACTCAATTGTTCCTGAGCACCACCCTTACGTCTACGGCAAGTACATCTTTTACGTGCTTGTGCGCCCCATTCCCCGTGTGTTTTGGGAGAACAAGCCTATCGACGGGGGATTTCAATTGCAGGAGTTTGATGCCAAAGGCGCATCCTTGTCGGTATCCATTGTTGGAGAAGCATGGCTGTCATGGGGGCCCTACGCTATCCTTATTACAGGCTGGGTGTTCGGCCGCATGGCTCGAATGAACAGCCCGCTCTTTGATGCCTCCTCCGGCACCATCGGTCCCATGTTCTACGGGTACACGACCATGATGCTGTTCGTGGGCTGGAGATCCCTGCAGGAGATTCTGCTTTTCTCCTATGCGCTCCTTGGCTGGATATTTGCAACTTGGCTCTATGCTAAAATCCGGGGTCGCGGATTTGACCAGGCTTGA